In Methylotenera mobilis JLW8, the following are encoded in one genomic region:
- a CDS encoding phosphoribosylanthranilate isomerase encodes MRVRVKICGITRVEDALSAVEQGADAIGLVFYAPSPRAVSIEQAAAIAQQIPAFVSVVGLFVNAEESFVKEVTSRVALDLLQFHGDETPEQCARYGLPFIKAVRVKSDTNLVQCAKDYAASRALLLDTYTEGVAGGTGHVFDWGLIPPGLDKPVILAGGLTADNVAAAIRQVMPYAVDVSGGVEASKGIKDAAKIAAFMQQVYL; translated from the coding sequence TTGAGAGTCAGAGTAAAAATCTGTGGTATTACCAGGGTGGAAGATGCCTTATCTGCAGTAGAGCAGGGTGCAGATGCCATTGGCTTGGTTTTTTATGCACCTAGCCCTCGCGCAGTTTCTATCGAGCAAGCAGCGGCTATTGCACAGCAGATACCTGCTTTCGTGAGTGTGGTGGGTTTGTTTGTAAATGCTGAAGAGAGCTTTGTGAAAGAAGTGACCTCACGTGTGGCTTTGGACTTGCTGCAATTTCACGGAGACGAAACGCCAGAGCAGTGCGCGCGCTATGGCTTACCTTTTATCAAGGCAGTTCGCGTTAAGTCAGACACAAATTTGGTACAATGTGCGAAAGATTATGCTGCATCAAGAGCTCTATTGTTAGATACCTATACAGAAGGTGTCGCCGGTGGCACCGGTCATGTGTTTGATTGGGGTTTAATCCCGCCGGGCTTAGATAAGCCTGTTATATTGGCGGGCGGATTAACTGCAGATAATGTGGCTGCGGCGATTAGGCAAGTTATGCCATATGCAGTGGATGTGAGCGGCGGTGTGGAAGCATCAAAAGGAATTAAAGATGCAGCAAAAATTGCTGCATTTATGCAACAAGTCTATTTGTAA
- a CDS encoding SPOR domain-containing protein, translated as MSVDLQVDQALILKKRARRRLVGAIALVLLMIIILPQILQDRSALTKPEPIKITMPEVTHEQTSLQNESSVASQPVIDQAVASTQNDAEAELIDTPNVENIAAIKEAEAKELERKKVLAKAAEAKAAEIKVAEAKAAEVKVEPVVVPKPEIKKSEPAKVVKPVEKATPEVTTTPSKAAEEKSAAKSASNFTVQVGVYSDAANVKRLQDQLKQAGFATTTEKTTTPKGEALRLKAGKFTSRQDAMNALAKIKEIGLPGIVISND; from the coding sequence ATGTCCGTAGATTTGCAAGTGGATCAAGCATTAATACTCAAAAAAAGAGCGCGCAGGCGCTTAGTGGGTGCAATCGCACTTGTACTGTTGATGATTATTATATTGCCGCAGATCTTGCAAGATCGTTCTGCGTTGACTAAGCCTGAGCCTATCAAGATTACGATGCCTGAGGTGACGCATGAGCAAACTTCATTGCAAAATGAGTCATCAGTAGCTAGTCAGCCTGTGATCGACCAGGCGGTAGCTTCTACGCAAAATGACGCGGAAGCTGAGCTGATAGATACCCCTAATGTGGAAAATATCGCCGCGATTAAAGAAGCAGAAGCGAAAGAGCTGGAGCGCAAAAAAGTCTTAGCAAAAGCAGCAGAGGCCAAGGCGGCTGAAATTAAAGTAGCAGAAGCTAAAGCTGCAGAAGTGAAAGTCGAGCCAGTTGTTGTGCCTAAGCCTGAAATCAAGAAATCTGAGCCGGCAAAGGTTGTGAAGCCAGTCGAAAAAGCTACACCTGAAGTCACTACGACCCCATCTAAAGCCGCCGAGGAAAAATCGGCAGCTAAGTCAGCTTCTAATTTTACGGTGCAGGTTGGCGTGTATTCTGATGCTGCAAATGTAAAACGCTTACAGGATCAGCTTAAACAAGCCGGTTTTGCAACCACGACTGAAAAAACCACTACGCCTAAAGGTGAGGCGCTACGCCTTAAAGCAGGTAAGTTTACATCTCGTCAGGACGCGATGAACGCGTTAGCGAAGATAAAAGAGATTGGCTTGCCCGGTATTGTGATCAGTAATGATTAA
- a CDS encoding CbiQ family ECF transporter T component, translating to MHPFVKVLLLFLLLLLAGVVDAQRLIVLSLVLCVLALKLQYKGFLASMRRMRWFFFSIFLIYAFGTPGELLPQFPISIAPSFEGLQLGLLQISRLVIALAALSVLLATLAKTELMLALHMLLKPLGYLGLDVERFSVRLLLTLNYVDEFASKAKSGFRFRHLNEIDRELEVMPTFDAVSLEQRSFSLADKVAVVLMLFILMVMIAMRFV from the coding sequence ATGCATCCCTTCGTTAAGGTATTATTGCTTTTTTTACTGCTGTTACTTGCTGGCGTTGTAGATGCACAGCGATTAATTGTATTGTCGCTAGTGCTTTGTGTGTTAGCACTTAAGCTGCAGTACAAAGGTTTTTTGGCTAGTATGCGGCGTATGCGCTGGTTTTTTTTCTCAATTTTTCTGATTTATGCATTTGGTACGCCAGGAGAATTGCTTCCTCAATTTCCAATCAGCATTGCGCCTAGCTTTGAAGGCCTGCAGTTGGGGTTGCTGCAAATTTCACGTTTGGTGATTGCGTTAGCCGCACTTAGCGTACTGCTCGCCACTTTGGCTAAAACAGAGCTAATGCTAGCCTTGCATATGCTGCTAAAGCCCTTGGGTTATTTAGGTTTGGATGTTGAGCGGTTTTCAGTGCGCTTGTTGCTTACCTTGAATTATGTTGATGAGTTTGCAAGCAAGGCTAAATCTGGTTTTCGCTTTCGTCACCTTAACGAAATTGATCGCGAGTTAGAGGTTATGCCTACTTTTGATGCTGTAAGTCTCGAGCAGAGGTCTTTTAGTCTGGCCGATAAAGTTGCTGTGGTGCTGATGTTGTTTATTTTGATGGTAATGATTGCAATGAGGTTTGTGTGA
- the folC gene encoding bifunctional tetrahydrofolate synthase/dihydrofolate synthase yields MSNGFSLEAPPKDLSAWLTYIEQLHPSAIEMGLGRIKTVADRLALKPTFKIITVAGTNGKGSTCTMLSQIYQHAGYRVGCYTSPHILRYNERVQVNGQEASDASLCAAFAAVEAARLGTANQSFAISLTYFEIGTLAAVWHFVQTGVDVAVLEIGLGGRLDAVNAFEPDCTIVTNVDLDHQDLLGDTRELIGYEKAGVYRASIPAICGDINPPSTLIAYAKEVKADLKCVQHEFGYELADAGWYYLNNQQRVYHLPIPALKGQYQLTNAACAITAVTALQSVLPVALESIVKAMQEIKLMGRFYTDERFPWLIFDVAHNPHAAVALAENLKSLKSLTSNKSGEPVRILSVFSMLADKDIKGVVEILKGEVDTWYVAPIEHARGTSVKALVTAIHEVIPDASVKTFASLADAYTQAYLDRESCIEQHENDKIVAFGSFFTVSSVMQYLNEHVNTPLRKQ; encoded by the coding sequence ATGTCTAATGGCTTTTCACTGGAGGCGCCACCCAAAGATTTATCAGCTTGGTTAACATACATTGAGCAATTACACCCGAGTGCCATCGAAATGGGCTTGGGTCGTATTAAAACGGTTGCTGATAGATTGGCGCTCAAGCCAACATTCAAGATTATTACCGTAGCCGGCACGAATGGTAAGGGCTCAACTTGTACCATGCTGTCTCAGATTTATCAGCATGCGGGTTATCGAGTGGGTTGCTACACATCACCGCACATTTTGCGTTATAACGAGCGTGTTCAGGTCAACGGCCAAGAGGCTAGCGATGCATCTTTATGCGCCGCATTCGCAGCAGTAGAAGCGGCAAGGCTGGGTACTGCAAACCAAAGTTTTGCAATATCACTTACTTATTTTGAAATAGGGACCCTGGCAGCTGTATGGCATTTTGTACAGACCGGAGTAGATGTTGCGGTGCTGGAAATCGGGTTGGGCGGCAGGCTGGATGCGGTCAATGCCTTTGAGCCGGATTGTACTATTGTGACCAACGTAGATTTAGATCACCAAGACCTGTTAGGCGATACGCGTGAACTGATCGGCTATGAAAAAGCCGGTGTGTATCGTGCATCAATCCCAGCCATTTGTGGGGATATTAATCCACCCAGTACGTTAATTGCCTACGCTAAAGAAGTGAAAGCTGATTTAAAATGTGTGCAGCATGAATTTGGCTATGAGTTAGCCGATGCTGGCTGGTACTATTTAAACAACCAGCAGCGCGTCTACCATTTGCCTATTCCGGCCTTAAAAGGTCAATATCAACTCACAAATGCAGCATGTGCAATCACTGCTGTCACCGCATTGCAATCAGTATTGCCAGTCGCGCTTGAGTCTATTGTAAAGGCGATGCAAGAGATTAAGCTGATGGGCAGATTTTATACGGATGAACGCTTCCCATGGTTGATTTTTGATGTTGCCCATAATCCGCATGCCGCAGTGGCTTTGGCCGAGAATCTAAAATCACTCAAATCTTTAACTAGCAATAAGAGCGGTGAGCCCGTACGTATTCTTTCGGTATTCTCAATGCTGGCAGATAAAGATATCAAAGGCGTGGTTGAGATATTGAAGGGTGAAGTTGATACTTGGTATGTGGCTCCGATTGAGCATGCTAGGGGTACCAGTGTTAAAGCCTTGGTTACGGCAATTCATGAAGTAATCCCCGATGCGTCGGTGAAAACTTTTGCTAGTTTGGCAGATGCTTATACTCAGGCTTATCTGGATAGAGAAAGCTGTATAGAACAGCACGAAAATGATAAAATCGTCGCGTTCGGTTCGTTTTTCACGGTTTCTAGCGTGATGCAATATTTAAATGAACATGTCAACACCCCCTTAAGGAAGCAGTGA
- the truA gene encoding tRNA pseudouridine(38-40) synthase TruA: MKIALGVSYDGSLYCGWQSQPSACGVQDALESALQDVAQHAVRVHAAGRTDTGVHALGQIVHFETDAKRPLSAWVRGVNAHLPATIRVEWAHAVDDDFHARFSAFSRSYQYLLYNAPVASALMADKAGWFHLPLDYAAMSEAASYLIGEHDFTAFRASECQAKTAIRHMSQAGVVQSGQFFLFNFSANAFLQHQVRNMVGALIYIGKGKYPPAYMRELLQGKDRTLSPPTFSPNGLYLTDVGYDAKWGLPKNMQPGLKLLV, encoded by the coding sequence GTGAAAATTGCTTTAGGGGTGTCTTACGATGGTTCACTGTATTGCGGTTGGCAGAGCCAGCCGTCTGCTTGCGGCGTGCAGGATGCGCTAGAGTCTGCGCTGCAAGATGTCGCGCAGCATGCGGTGAGGGTGCATGCTGCAGGTAGAACTGATACCGGGGTACATGCCTTGGGGCAAATTGTACATTTTGAAACGGATGCCAAGCGCCCACTATCGGCCTGGGTTCGTGGCGTTAACGCGCATCTGCCAGCAACTATACGTGTGGAGTGGGCGCATGCTGTGGATGATGATTTTCATGCTAGATTTTCTGCATTTAGCAGAAGTTATCAGTATTTGCTGTATAACGCGCCAGTAGCCTCTGCGCTGATGGCTGATAAGGCAGGGTGGTTTCATTTACCTTTAGATTATGCGGCGATGTCCGAGGCAGCCAGCTATTTGATAGGCGAGCATGATTTTACTGCCTTCCGCGCCTCTGAGTGCCAGGCAAAAACTGCGATCAGGCATATGTCTCAGGCTGGGGTGGTGCAGTCTGGCCAGTTCTTTTTGTTTAACTTTTCGGCTAATGCATTTTTACAGCATCAAGTGCGCAATATGGTGGGCGCGTTAATCTATATAGGCAAAGGCAAGTACCCGCCAGCCTACATGCGAGAGTTGTTGCAAGGCAAAGATCGCACCTTATCACCGCCCACATTTTCGCCCAATGGCTTGTATTTAACCGATGTTGGCTATGATGCAAAATGGGGGCTACCGAAAAATATGCAGCCTGGTTTGAAATTATTGGTTTAG
- a CDS encoding FimV/HubP family polar landmark protein, which translates to MAFMPIVGYTAGLGKLNVNSGLGEPLKAEVELLSATPEELSTLTAAIASEEAYNVQGITRLGIHSNIRVDVAKSDTGAPILRIRSNTPINDPYLDMLIQVDWASGRLLREYTLLLDPPEYKQASNTASDFAPVTRPSINAASASRDVGTAKPLARSAKKSQKKNVNAAAKQEEAAPVDAEQKEAGAAELTTKRGDTLAAIAQKMQVEGVSLDQMLVGLFENNKSAFANANMNQLKVGQIIKAPSVEKLTAIDTKQAKQALKVHASNWNAYRNSLAGNVKTAVAAEESEPKQSASGKIASAEDKSAPVKPGVQDVVKLSAGDKSVGNGQKPGGAEADAKVTALQEEAIAREKALKESQSRAAALEKQIEDMQKLLALKNQTMTDLQKNAEATPAPSAAKPVPAESTAKVEPEAKAEPAAKVEPPKPPPAKPVVKAPPPPVVNPAPEPSFFESLLEGLDIKLLGGTSALVMLGAGWLFLRNKRRKELDSFERGILTSGGLRANTVFGNTTGNSSTSDTSFLTDFAQSADGSMIDTNDVDPIAEAEVYMAYGRDAQAEEILKDAIVKEPKRYELHLKLLEMYAGRNDVSAFEAVAGELYTTLGADDPTWTKVAEMGSKLEPDNPLYKLAGVAAVASVAAVSSSAVSASLNDSSAAESELFSSQDVSLDFSLDDVSEPATTYKAEVPTADPLALDMLASETEAFDSKLSPSSAVMESFASVQEADNSLEFDLGVAEPEPSAVAAEELVIADDSDAALTNNNLSADDNLLEFSMGTDDSADLAVVEPEMVVPEFIEPKAVDPASAELEAKANDMASFEVPSFLDTAPNIEFANDLAPSDLVAGDDLTSASMPSVADTTGFEFSIEEPVAIEIPDTPMEISFNTPLDLDKAEDVDFSSLLQPDSAAVNGAVQEPVVEDINFDFSLDSELDAPATIEAKEPTNELASNDFDFSAISLDLGEDALSESADDLTLTAPASSASENQDVDIKLDLVAAYIDMDDKEGARELLEEVLKEGGPQQKSRAEHLLASL; encoded by the coding sequence ATGGCATTTATGCCTATCGTTGGCTATACAGCAGGCTTGGGGAAACTAAATGTTAATTCAGGTCTGGGTGAGCCATTAAAAGCAGAGGTTGAGCTTCTATCTGCGACGCCAGAAGAGCTTTCCACCTTGACCGCAGCAATCGCTTCCGAAGAAGCTTATAACGTGCAGGGGATTACACGTTTAGGCATCCACAGCAACATCAGAGTTGATGTCGCTAAGAGCGATACTGGCGCACCAATCTTGAGGATACGCTCCAACACGCCTATCAATGACCCGTACCTAGATATGTTGATCCAAGTGGACTGGGCATCAGGCCGCTTACTACGTGAATATACGCTTTTACTTGATCCGCCTGAGTATAAGCAGGCAAGCAATACCGCTTCTGACTTTGCGCCGGTTACCAGACCTAGCATTAATGCTGCTAGCGCTTCCAGAGATGTCGGTACAGCTAAACCTTTAGCGCGCAGTGCTAAAAAATCACAAAAGAAAAATGTCAATGCAGCAGCTAAACAGGAAGAGGCTGCGCCAGTAGATGCTGAGCAAAAAGAGGCCGGTGCTGCTGAGTTGACTACCAAGCGTGGTGATACCTTGGCTGCAATCGCGCAGAAAATGCAGGTTGAAGGTGTTAGCTTAGATCAAATGCTGGTTGGCCTGTTTGAAAACAATAAGTCTGCCTTTGCCAACGCAAACATGAACCAGCTTAAAGTTGGGCAAATCATTAAAGCGCCTTCTGTTGAAAAACTCACAGCAATCGATACAAAACAAGCAAAACAAGCCTTAAAAGTACACGCTTCTAACTGGAACGCTTACCGTAACTCACTTGCTGGCAATGTAAAAACTGCAGTAGCCGCAGAAGAGAGTGAACCAAAGCAGTCCGCGTCAGGGAAAATTGCTTCGGCTGAAGATAAGTCAGCGCCAGTTAAGCCTGGCGTGCAGGATGTGGTTAAACTTTCTGCAGGCGATAAAAGTGTAGGGAATGGTCAGAAGCCGGGTGGCGCAGAGGCTGATGCCAAAGTGACCGCTTTGCAAGAAGAGGCTATCGCGCGTGAAAAAGCACTAAAAGAGTCGCAGTCACGTGCTGCCGCATTAGAAAAACAAATTGAAGATATGCAAAAGTTATTGGCGCTGAAGAATCAGACCATGACTGATTTGCAAAAAAATGCAGAAGCTACACCAGCGCCGTCTGCGGCTAAACCAGTGCCGGCTGAATCTACAGCAAAAGTAGAGCCTGAGGCAAAGGCTGAACCTGCAGCCAAAGTAGAGCCTCCAAAACCACCGCCAGCTAAGCCGGTGGTTAAAGCACCGCCACCTCCTGTCGTTAATCCCGCACCAGAGCCATCTTTCTTTGAAAGCCTGCTTGAGGGGCTTGATATTAAACTATTGGGTGGAACCTCTGCTCTGGTTATGTTGGGTGCTGGTTGGTTATTCCTGCGTAATAAACGCAGAAAAGAGTTGGATAGCTTCGAACGCGGTATTCTGACCTCTGGTGGTTTGCGTGCAAATACCGTGTTTGGTAATACAACGGGTAATTCAAGCACATCTGATACGTCTTTCTTAACAGACTTCGCGCAAAGTGCTGATGGCAGCATGATTGATACGAATGACGTTGACCCTATTGCCGAGGCTGAAGTCTATATGGCTTACGGTCGTGATGCACAGGCTGAAGAGATTCTTAAAGATGCGATTGTTAAAGAGCCTAAACGTTATGAGTTGCACCTGAAACTACTAGAAATGTATGCAGGCCGTAATGACGTTTCTGCATTTGAGGCTGTGGCAGGTGAGTTATATACCACCTTAGGTGCAGATGATCCAACTTGGACAAAAGTTGCCGAGATGGGTAGTAAGCTGGAACCCGATAATCCACTGTATAAACTGGCTGGTGTTGCTGCTGTGGCTTCTGTCGCTGCGGTTTCAAGTTCTGCTGTTTCAGCTTCGCTCAACGATAGTAGTGCCGCCGAGAGTGAATTGTTCTCATCGCAAGATGTTAGTCTAGACTTTTCTTTAGATGATGTTTCTGAACCTGCTACTACATATAAAGCTGAAGTGCCAACGGCTGATCCACTTGCATTGGATATGTTGGCATCAGAAACAGAAGCATTCGATAGCAAGCTGAGCCCAAGCTCCGCTGTGATGGAAAGCTTTGCTTCAGTACAAGAAGCGGATAATAGTCTGGAGTTTGATTTGGGCGTTGCTGAGCCTGAGCCATCTGCAGTTGCGGCTGAAGAGCTTGTTATTGCAGACGATAGTGATGCGGCTTTGACCAATAATAATCTAAGTGCTGATGATAATTTATTAGAATTTAGCATGGGCACTGATGATAGTGCTGACCTGGCTGTAGTTGAACCTGAAATGGTCGTGCCAGAGTTCATCGAGCCAAAGGCAGTAGACCCAGCTAGTGCTGAGCTGGAAGCTAAAGCAAATGACATGGCTTCTTTTGAAGTGCCGTCATTCTTGGATACTGCTCCCAATATTGAGTTTGCCAATGATCTAGCACCAAGTGATTTAGTAGCTGGTGATGACTTAACATCAGCTAGTATGCCAAGCGTGGCAGATACTACTGGTTTTGAATTTTCGATTGAAGAACCTGTGGCTATTGAGATTCCAGATACGCCTATGGAGATTTCATTTAACACGCCGTTAGATTTGGACAAGGCCGAAGATGTAGATTTCAGTAGCTTGCTGCAGCCTGATAGCGCAGCAGTTAATGGTGCAGTTCAAGAGCCTGTAGTTGAAGATATCAACTTTGATTTCTCATTAGATAGCGAGTTAGATGCGCCCGCAACAATTGAGGCCAAAGAGCCGACTAATGAGCTTGCGTCCAATGATTTTGATTTTTCGGCGATTAGTTTAGATTTAGGTGAAGATGCGTTATCTGAATCAGCCGATGACTTAACGCTAACAGCGCCTGCGTCTAGTGCTTCAGAGAACCAAGATGTTGATATTAAACTGGATTTAGTTGCAGCTTATATTGATATGGATGATAAAGAAGGTGCGCGCGAATTGCTCGAAGAAGTGTTGAAAGAGGGCGGTCCTCAGCAAAAATCACGTGCTGAGCATTTGCTAGCTAGCTTGTAA
- the trpB gene encoding tryptophan synthase subunit beta, with protein sequence MQLYDMPDARGHFGQFGGTFVAETLVEALDELRVMYEKYRHDPEFLAEYAYDLKHFVGRPSPIYHAKRLSDQVGGAQIYLKREDLNHTGAHKINNTIGQALLAKRMGKPRVIAETGAGQHGVATATIAARLGLECVVYMGSEDVKRQAPNVYRMKLLGATVVPVESGSKTLKDALNEAMRDWVTNIHNTFYIIGTVAGPHPYPMMVRDFQAVIGIEAKEQMLEMAGRQPDAVVACVGGGSNAMGIFYPYIDVPNVRLIGVEAAGHGIETGMHAAPLTANSPVGVLHGNRTYLMQDRDGQIIETHSISAGLDYPGVGPEHAWLKDIKRAEYVAITDDEAMAAFHNLCRTEGIIPALESSHALAYGQKLAKTMSKDQIVLVNLSGRGDKDINTVAKLANITL encoded by the coding sequence ATGCAGCTTTATGATATGCCAGATGCACGTGGACATTTTGGACAGTTCGGTGGTACTTTTGTCGCAGAAACTTTGGTGGAAGCACTTGATGAGCTGCGTGTGATGTATGAAAAATACCGTCATGACCCTGAGTTCTTGGCTGAGTATGCATATGACTTGAAACATTTTGTTGGCCGTCCCAGCCCAATTTATCATGCAAAACGCTTGTCTGATCAAGTTGGTGGTGCGCAAATTTACTTGAAGCGCGAAGACTTAAACCACACGGGTGCGCACAAAATTAATAATACGATAGGCCAAGCACTGTTAGCTAAGCGCATGGGTAAGCCTAGAGTGATTGCTGAAACTGGTGCTGGCCAGCATGGCGTGGCTACTGCAACCATTGCAGCGCGCTTGGGTTTGGAATGTGTGGTCTATATGGGTAGCGAAGACGTGAAACGTCAGGCACCTAATGTTTATAGAATGAAATTGTTAGGCGCGACCGTTGTGCCAGTCGAGAGTGGTTCTAAAACGCTTAAAGACGCACTGAATGAAGCCATGCGTGACTGGGTAACTAACATTCATAATACTTTCTACATCATCGGTACCGTGGCTGGCCCACATCCATACCCAATGATGGTGCGTGATTTCCAAGCGGTGATTGGTATAGAGGCTAAAGAGCAAATGCTGGAAATGGCAGGGCGCCAGCCTGATGCTGTCGTGGCTTGTGTAGGTGGCGGCTCAAATGCGATGGGTATATTCTACCCGTACATTGACGTACCTAATGTGCGATTGATTGGTGTGGAAGCTGCGGGTCACGGTATTGAAACCGGCATGCATGCGGCGCCGCTTACTGCTAACAGTCCAGTGGGTGTGTTACATGGCAACCGTACTTACCTGATGCAAGACAGAGACGGTCAGATTATTGAAACGCATTCTATTTCAGCCGGTTTGGATTACCCAGGCGTTGGCCCTGAGCATGCATGGTTGAAAGATATTAAACGCGCAGAATACGTGGCGATTACTGATGATGAAGCCATGGCAGCATTCCATAACCTATGCCGTACTGAAGGTATTATTCCTGCATTAGAGTCTAGCCATGCACTCGCATATGGGCAAAAATTGGCTAAAACCATGAGCAAAGATCAGATTGTGTTGGTTAACCTGTCTGGCCGTGGTGATAAAGATATTAATACCGTTGCTAAGCTGGCAAATATCACTTTATAA
- a CDS encoding CvpA family protein, with amino-acid sequence MTIFDYIVLSIIGLSVILSVMRGMVREVIAIVGLVAAFYVGVTYTNQLLPMMPMDIPNDALRVLAAFLVLFLATILLATLLGIALSAIFKKAGLGWLNRFLGALFGVARGLLIVCVIVFLAGLTDIPKDPRWRNAMFSAPIEALVVNLLPWVPEGIAKHVKYD; translated from the coding sequence ATGACGATTTTTGACTACATTGTATTAAGTATAATAGGTTTATCAGTAATATTAAGCGTCATGCGCGGCATGGTGAGAGAAGTGATTGCGATTGTTGGCTTGGTTGCAGCGTTTTACGTCGGCGTTACTTATACCAATCAATTGTTGCCGATGATGCCGATGGATATTCCGAATGACGCGTTGCGTGTGCTTGCGGCTTTCTTGGTACTGTTTTTAGCAACCATATTGCTGGCGACATTGCTTGGTATCGCGTTATCTGCAATTTTTAAAAAGGCTGGCTTAGGCTGGTTGAATCGATTTTTAGGGGCTTTGTTTGGCGTGGCCCGCGGCTTGCTTATCGTGTGCGTTATTGTCTTTTTGGCAGGGTTGACGGATATTCCTAAAGACCCTAGGTGGCGCAATGCAATGTTTAGCGCACCGATAGAAGCATTAGTAGTTAACTTGTTGCCTTGGGTGCCTGAGGGCATCGCGAAGCACGTTAAATACGACTAG
- the accD gene encoding acetyl-CoA carboxylase, carboxyltransferase subunit beta — MGWLNKLPQKIQRVVGADKKTVPEGLWSKCSSCQSVLYRKDLEDNAEVCPKCGYHNRIGARARLAQLLDAEGQFEIGANVQPIDPLKFKDSKSYADRIKESQKAINEKDALIVMQGSIKSVPAVVAVFEFKYMGGSMGSVVGERFARGVQTAIDNKMAFICISASGGARMQEGLLSLMQMAKTSAALTQLSKAGLPYISVLTDPTMGGVSASFAMLGDVIVAEPQALIGFAGPRVIEQTVRETLPDGFQRAEFLLEHGAIDLIIDRREMRNRLATLLANLMRLPAVA, encoded by the coding sequence ATGGGTTGGTTAAATAAATTACCGCAAAAAATTCAACGTGTGGTTGGTGCTGACAAGAAAACAGTGCCAGAAGGACTTTGGAGCAAGTGTTCATCATGCCAGTCTGTACTCTACCGTAAAGATTTGGAAGACAATGCAGAAGTGTGCCCTAAGTGTGGTTACCACAACCGTATTGGCGCACGTGCACGTTTAGCACAACTGTTAGACGCTGAAGGGCAATTTGAAATTGGTGCCAATGTGCAACCAATCGACCCGCTAAAATTCAAAGATAGTAAGAGCTACGCAGACCGTATCAAAGAGTCACAAAAAGCGATCAATGAAAAAGACGCACTTATCGTGATGCAAGGCAGCATTAAGTCTGTGCCTGCGGTAGTTGCAGTATTTGAGTTCAAGTACATGGGCGGTTCTATGGGCTCTGTGGTTGGCGAGCGTTTTGCGCGTGGTGTGCAAACGGCAATTGATAACAAAATGGCATTTATTTGTATTTCTGCCAGTGGCGGTGCTCGTATGCAAGAGGGCTTGCTGTCGCTGATGCAGATGGCGAAAACCAGTGCAGCATTAACGCAATTAAGCAAAGCCGGCTTACCCTATATCTCAGTACTGACTGACCCGACCATGGGCGGTGTTTCTGCCAGCTTTGCCATGTTGGGCGATGTAATTGTGGCTGAGCCGCAAGCGTTGATTGGCTTTGCTGGCCCACGTGTGATTGAGCAAACCGTACGTGAAACATTGCCAGATGGTTTCCAACGTGCAGAGTTCCTGCTAGAACATGGCGCGATTGATTTGATTATTGATCGCCGTGAAATGCGCAATCGTTTGGCTACACTGTTAGCTAACTTGATGCGTTTGCCAGCAGTAGCTTAA
- the trpA gene encoding tryptophan synthase subunit alpha: MSRIQTTFATLKQQGKTALIPYITAGDPHPKHTVNLMHTLVKNGADMIELGVPFSDPMADGPVIQRASERALVHKVGLTSVLDMVKEFRKTDQVTPIVLMGYANPIEAIGATVFADRAKAADVDGVITVDYPPEECVGFVQELRARDIDPVFLLSPTTEPKRVELIVNQASGFVYYVSLKGVTGAANLDIVEVSARVASIRQQTKLPVGVGFGIRDAATAKATAAIADAVVVGSRMVLEIEASNDDNLLDNVAALMQELKTAVDAA; this comes from the coding sequence ATGTCACGAATTCAAACAACTTTTGCTACATTAAAACAGCAAGGCAAAACAGCCTTGATCCCTTACATTACGGCTGGAGATCCACATCCTAAACACACCGTTAATTTAATGCACACATTGGTTAAAAACGGCGCCGATATGATTGAGTTAGGTGTGCCTTTTTCAGACCCGATGGCTGATGGCCCGGTAATTCAACGTGCGAGCGAGCGCGCATTGGTGCATAAAGTGGGTTTAACCTCAGTGCTGGATATGGTGAAAGAGTTTCGTAAAACCGATCAGGTTACACCGATTGTGTTGATGGGCTACGCCAACCCGATTGAAGCAATTGGTGCGACAGTATTTGCCGACAGAGCTAAGGCTGCTGATGTTGATGGTGTGATTACGGTTGATTACCCACCTGAGGAGTGTGTGGGTTTTGTGCAAGAGCTACGTGCACGTGATATTGACCCTGTATTTTTATTGTCGCCAACAACCGAGCCTAAGCGTGTGGAGCTTATCGTTAATCAGGCAAGTGGTTTTGTGTATTATGTGTCGCTTAAAGGCGTTACCGGCGCCGCGAATCTGGATATCGTAGAGGTTTCTGCACGTGTGGCATCGATTCGTCAGCAAACTAAACTGCCGGTAGGCGTGGGTTTTGGTATTCGTGATGCAGCGACGGCTAAGGCCACTGCTGCAATCGCTGATGCAGTGGTGGTAGGTAGCCGTATGGTGCTGGAGATTGAAGCTTCTAACGATGATAATTTGTTAGACAATGTTGCTGCATTGATGCAAGAGTTAAAAACCGCAGTTGATGCTGCGTAA